From Zavarzinella sp., one genomic window encodes:
- the thrC gene encoding threonine synthase, with protein MVTPDYAIGLRCRVCGKLYPKEAINFCKDDFGPLEVDYDYAAIAANTSKELMASRPKTMWRYSELLPINGKPNVGAQVGGTPLVRAPRLGEVLGLKNVWVKNDAVNFPTLSFKDRVVSVALSKAHEFGMTMVGCASTGNLANSVAANAAASGMSTYILVPASLERTKILGTSVYGANVVACDGTYDEVNRLCTQIAMKYGWGFVNVNLRPYYAEGSKTYGYEIAEDLGWRFPQHVVCPMAGGALIGKIHKAFTELHKIGFVAEAPTTKMYGAQATGCNPITDAVKTGRERHKPIRKPDTICKSLAIGDPADGYFAAKLIRETGGWAEDVTDEEIIEGMTLLARTEGIFAETAGGTTVAVARKLIEQGRLPVDEEIVLCVTGNGLKTMDALYDAIEQPVHIKPSLAEFESLLANEPVAV; from the coding sequence ATGGTTACCCCCGATTATGCAATTGGTTTGCGATGTCGCGTGTGTGGTAAGTTGTATCCAAAAGAGGCGATCAACTTCTGTAAGGACGACTTCGGTCCGCTGGAAGTGGATTACGATTATGCTGCGATTGCAGCGAACACCAGCAAAGAATTAATGGCCTCCCGCCCCAAAACAATGTGGCGGTACAGCGAACTGCTGCCCATTAATGGCAAGCCCAACGTGGGTGCCCAGGTGGGTGGCACCCCTCTGGTGCGTGCCCCACGGTTAGGGGAGGTACTTGGCCTGAAAAATGTGTGGGTGAAAAACGATGCCGTGAACTTCCCCACCCTGTCCTTCAAGGACCGCGTAGTATCGGTGGCACTGTCGAAAGCCCACGAATTCGGCATGACGATGGTGGGTTGTGCGTCCACGGGGAATCTCGCCAACAGCGTGGCGGCGAATGCCGCCGCTTCCGGCATGAGCACTTATATTCTGGTGCCCGCCAGTCTGGAACGCACCAAAATCCTGGGTACCAGCGTTTACGGGGCCAATGTGGTGGCCTGCGACGGTACCTACGACGAAGTCAACCGCCTCTGCACGCAGATTGCCATGAAGTATGGCTGGGGCTTCGTGAACGTGAATCTCCGCCCATATTATGCGGAAGGTTCCAAAACCTACGGTTACGAAATCGCCGAAGATCTGGGCTGGCGTTTCCCACAGCACGTGGTGTGCCCGATGGCAGGTGGGGCGTTAATCGGCAAAATTCATAAAGCGTTCACCGAACTGCACAAGATTGGCTTTGTTGCGGAGGCACCCACTACAAAAATGTATGGGGCCCAGGCAACTGGCTGTAATCCGATTACCGATGCTGTGAAAACCGGCCGCGAACGCCACAAACCGATCCGCAAACCAGATACCATCTGCAAATCGCTGGCGATTGGCGACCCCGCTGATGGTTATTTTGCCGCCAAACTGATCCGTGAGACCGGTGGGTGGGCAGAAGATGTGACGGATGAAGAAATTATCGAAGGAATGACACTGCTGGCCCGCACGGAAGGCATTTTTGCCGAAACCGCGGGTGGCACCACCGTGGCAGTTGCCAGAAAACTGATTGAACAAGGCCGCTTGCCTGTGGATGAGGAAATTGTGCTGTGCGTGACTGGTAATGGCCTGAAAACGATGGATGCCCTGTATGATGCCATCGAGCAGCCAGTCCACATTAAGCCGTCGCTAGCTGAATTTGAATCGCTGCTGGCAAACGAGCCCGTCGCGGTATAA
- a CDS encoding ubiquitin-like small modifier protein 1, with the protein MAVKVEIPQPLREYTDGLVEIEVTGTTVRDALQQVVQQYPNIESRLFDNGALRPYINVVVNDEDIRYLDDLDTAVENGHVIALIPAVAGG; encoded by the coding sequence ATGGCCGTGAAAGTAGAAATCCCTCAGCCGTTACGCGAATATACCGATGGTCTGGTGGAAATTGAAGTAACTGGCACCACTGTGCGGGATGCCCTGCAACAGGTGGTGCAGCAATACCCCAACATTGAAAGCCGCCTTTTTGATAATGGTGCCCTGCGGCCGTACATCAATGTGGTCGTGAACGATGAAGATATCCGCTATCTGGATGATCTGGATACCGCTGTCGAAAATGGCCATGTCATTGCCCTGATCCCCGCTGTTGCCGGGGGCTGA